A single region of the Methanococcoides sp. AM1 genome encodes:
- the ade gene encoding adenine deaminase has translation MDIRDRIFAATGKVKADTIFTGGHIVNVNTKEILDRDIAVKDGYIAGIGDVSCLKGDDTQLIDVSGRYICPGLIDGHVHFESSMVTLSQFSMSALEHGTTSVVIDPHEIANVLGRKGIEIVLEEARSLPLNAFVAISSCVPATVFETAGASISADDIDSLIDNENVVGLGEMMDYPGVLSGDDNKLSMIRAALKDKLVVDGHCPALTGEQLWGYIAAGISTDHESIEYEEALEKLRLGMKLMIREGSAAKSLDRFLPRLIEDGVSLENVFFVTDDKHPSDLMEGYMDVIVRRAIEIGLSPIDAICMASINTAKNYHIDNQVGSISIGRKADLIVLDDLDTFSIDSIYAAGKPVDGFTPSYDHPDLVFNTISFSKVDASDLQLKADADRDYKVSVIKVLPDLILTEKENAILHSDRDGVLLPDVDNDILCAAVIERHGKTGNIGLGFIKGIGIRNGAIGQSIGHDSHNVVVTGDNHSDMALCANTIRDMNGGICVVNDGKVVDKLELPFAGLLSTLPVEEVEKRLNDLHMAVKSIGCSLPAPFITHSFIALPVIPSLRLTDMGLFDVDNFSLVSPIEEEVKSSEK, from the coding sequence ATGGACATAAGGGACAGGATATTTGCAGCTACAGGTAAAGTTAAAGCAGACACGATCTTTACCGGCGGTCATATTGTAAATGTCAATACAAAAGAGATATTGGACAGGGACATTGCAGTAAAAGACGGCTATATTGCAGGCATCGGTGATGTTTCCTGCCTTAAAGGTGATGATACTCAACTCATCGATGTAAGTGGGCGTTACATCTGTCCCGGATTGATCGATGGTCATGTTCATTTTGAATCCAGCATGGTAACCCTGAGCCAGTTCTCAATGTCGGCTCTGGAACACGGCACGACATCCGTGGTGATAGATCCTCATGAGATTGCTAATGTGCTTGGCAGGAAAGGTATTGAAATTGTGCTTGAAGAAGCGAGATCTCTTCCTTTGAACGCTTTTGTAGCGATCTCATCCTGTGTGCCTGCAACAGTTTTCGAAACAGCTGGTGCATCCATCAGTGCAGATGATATTGATTCCCTGATAGACAATGAGAATGTCGTGGGCCTTGGAGAGATGATGGACTATCCTGGTGTGCTGTCAGGGGATGACAATAAATTATCCATGATAAGGGCTGCACTTAAAGACAAACTCGTGGTCGATGGGCATTGTCCTGCACTTACCGGTGAACAGTTATGGGGCTATATAGCAGCTGGTATCTCTACAGACCACGAATCTATTGAATATGAAGAGGCACTTGAAAAACTGCGTCTTGGAATGAAGCTTATGATAAGGGAAGGGTCTGCTGCGAAATCTCTCGATCGTTTCCTTCCACGACTTATTGAAGATGGTGTGTCTCTTGAGAACGTCTTCTTTGTGACCGATGACAAACATCCGTCTGACCTGATGGAAGGTTACATGGACGTGATCGTCAGAAGGGCCATAGAAATAGGGCTCTCCCCGATCGATGCTATCTGTATGGCCAGCATCAATACAGCGAAGAATTACCATATTGACAACCAGGTTGGTTCCATTTCAATTGGCAGGAAAGCCGATCTTATTGTGCTTGATGACCTTGATACTTTCAGCATAGATTCGATCTATGCGGCAGGAAAACCCGTTGATGGATTTACTCCATCTTACGATCATCCTGATCTCGTCTTTAATACCATTAGTTTCTCAAAGGTCGATGCGTCTGACCTGCAGCTAAAAGCAGATGCTGACAGGGATTACAAGGTTTCAGTTATAAAGGTCCTGCCTGATCTCATCCTTACGGAAAAAGAAAATGCTATACTTCATTCAGATCGTGATGGTGTGTTGCTTCCAGACGTTGATAATGATATACTATGTGCTGCTGTGATCGAAAGGCATGGAAAGACAGGTAACATCGGTCTTGGTTTTATCAAGGGAATAGGTATCCGGAATGGTGCTATTGGCCAGAGCATAGGACACGACAGTCACAATGTTGTTGTAACCGGGGATAACCATTCGGATATGGCATTGTGTGCCAACACCATTAGGGATATGAATGGTGGTATTTGTGTTGTCAATGATGGTAAGGTGGTGGACAAGCTTGAACTACCATTTGCCGGGCTGTTGAGCACTCTTCCGGTCGAAGAGGTTGAAAAAAGACTGAACGATCTTCACATGGCAGTAAAGAGTATCGGTTGCAGCCTTCCGGCACCGTTCATAACCCATTCTTTCATTGCTCTTCCGGTGATACCTTCACTAAGGCTTACTGATATGGGGCTTTTTGATGTAGATAATTTTAGTCTGGTATCTCCGATAGAAGAAGAGGTGAAGTCCTCTGAAAAATGA
- a CDS encoding glucoamylase, which yields MNLIEAEKLYENSVKILKNNQHEKGGFYASPPGTRYPFIYPRDHSVAILGCIEAEMMDEARRGLEFVLNSQKPLGEFSQRYDVDGNDASYKDLQIDGNGLVLFAMGKYFEATGGLFFESMADRTFVEKHWETVKKAVEFILMNKNDEVDLIHTVNSIHEYPAYEHGFEIYANSACCAGILAAVKMGEALGEDVADWEAEAEKVREAILTRMYSPRRRSFIKCIRVKEKSSNPIGYDAFASSVIDVDVVEYAPAYFELIDHHDIKNRYTVRRIHDRLWDKEIGGLNRYPEMWDRNNGGYGPWCHFTCQLANHYIAIDDQDMAEMYMGWVVDMAHNYFLPEHISTIERFEIWYEDYTNAKILRDSKLTMIENVRNHPKWKDGMAYVTIPLIWPHAEYIRTYKSYIEKFG from the coding sequence TTGAACCTGATCGAAGCTGAAAAACTCTACGAGAACAGCGTGAAGATCCTGAAAAACAACCAGCATGAAAAAGGAGGATTTTATGCAAGTCCCCCGGGAACACGTTATCCCTTTATTTACCCGAGAGACCACTCTGTGGCAATACTTGGCTGCATTGAAGCCGAGATGATGGACGAGGCCCGAAGAGGTCTTGAATTCGTCCTGAATTCCCAGAAGCCCCTTGGAGAATTTTCCCAGAGATATGATGTTGACGGAAATGACGCCAGTTACAAGGACCTTCAGATCGATGGGAATGGGCTGGTCCTTTTTGCAATGGGAAAATATTTCGAAGCAACAGGCGGACTCTTCTTTGAATCAATGGCTGACAGGACCTTTGTGGAAAAGCACTGGGAAACTGTCAAAAAGGCCGTAGAGTTCATACTGATGAACAAGAACGACGAAGTTGACCTTATCCATACCGTGAACAGCATCCATGAATATCCGGCATACGAACATGGATTTGAGATCTATGCCAACTCTGCCTGTTGTGCAGGGATCCTTGCAGCAGTAAAAATGGGAGAGGCTCTTGGCGAAGATGTTGCTGACTGGGAAGCTGAGGCTGAAAAAGTAAGAGAGGCTATCCTTACACGAATGTACAGCCCGCGTAGGCGTTCATTCATCAAATGCATTCGTGTGAAAGAAAAAAGTAGCAACCCTATTGGATATGATGCATTTGCATCAAGCGTTATCGATGTGGATGTTGTGGAATACGCACCTGCATACTTTGAGCTCATCGATCACCATGACATCAAGAATCGCTATACTGTCCGGAGGATACACGATCGCCTCTGGGACAAGGAGATCGGAGGCTTGAACCGCTATCCGGAAATGTGGGACAGGAATAACGGAGGATACGGACCATGGTGCCACTTTACCTGCCAGCTTGCTAACCACTATATTGCTATTGATGATCAGGATATGGCAGAGATGTATATGGGTTGGGTAGTGGACATGGCACACAACTATTTCCTGCCTGAACATATATCAACAATTGAACGGTTCGAGATATGGTATGAAGACTATACCAATGCAAAGATCCTCAGGGATAGTAAGCTCACCATGATCGAGAACGTACGTAACCATCCAAAATGGAAAGACGGAATGGCATACGTAACGATACCCCTGATATGGCCCCATGCAGAGTATATCAGGACTTACAAGAGCTATATTGAGAAGTTTGGATGA
- the mpgP gene encoding mannosyl-3-phosphoglycerate phosphatase produces MRYIVFTDLDGTLIDHDTYSYEAAKPALNLLKQEHVPLIFCTSKTHAELEVYVEELDCRHPFISENGGGIFIPEGYFDIDLKFDHKFGGYNVIELGTSYSKLKDALIEICQISGIEVINFGNMTTEEVSKDTGLDLHSAGLAKIREYDEVFRIIDETEDKASRMMELIGAAGYNHTRGGRYWHIIGNNDKGKAVRILSKIYRQQFTDVITIGLGDSLNDLPMLESVDMPVLVQKPGNVHDPSITDPNIKRVKGIGPIGWNNAIREIIEKGSEI; encoded by the coding sequence TTGAGATATATAGTATTCACGGACCTTGATGGCACGCTGATAGACCATGATACATATTCATACGAGGCAGCAAAACCTGCACTTAACCTGCTAAAACAAGAGCATGTACCACTGATATTCTGTACCAGCAAAACACATGCAGAGCTTGAGGTCTATGTTGAAGAACTGGACTGCCGCCATCCCTTCATATCAGAAAATGGCGGAGGTATCTTCATACCGGAAGGATATTTTGATATTGACCTTAAATTCGACCACAAGTTCGGAGGCTACAATGTTATAGAACTTGGGACCAGCTATTCAAAATTAAAAGATGCACTAATTGAGATCTGCCAGATATCCGGTATTGAGGTGATCAACTTCGGAAACATGACCACTGAAGAGGTAAGTAAGGATACAGGACTTGATCTTCACTCTGCAGGACTTGCAAAGATACGCGAATATGATGAGGTTTTCCGGATAATTGATGAGACTGAGGACAAAGCTTCCCGGATGATGGAGCTTATAGGGGCTGCAGGATACAATCATACAAGAGGTGGCAGATACTGGCACATTATCGGAAATAACGATAAAGGCAAAGCTGTCAGGATACTAAGCAAGATATACAGGCAGCAGTTCACTGATGTTATTACAATCGGTCTGGGTGACAGTTTAAATGATCTGCCAATGCTGGAATCTGTGGATATGCCCGTTCTTGTACAAAAGCCGGGCAATGTACATGATCCTTCCATAACTGATCCCAATATAAAGCGTGTGAAAGGGATCGGACCCATAGGGTGGAACAATGCTATCAGGGAAATAATTGAGAAGGGATCTGAAATTTAA
- the gpgS gene encoding glucosyl-3-phosphoglycerate synthase, whose product MDFYQEYITTIHDFSIDKEMLIKRIHELKSRRPASLIIPILYEEVNNPPLKNIISNLNECTCLNQVVIALAAENAEEYVHVVEFFKELKTPHIVVWCDGPRAQHILFTMKKMGIDITSYKGKGKDVWLATGIATLDSYAIAYHDADIVTYSKDFPAKLLYPIVEPELNFFFNKGYYARINLESKTMHGRVFRLFVRPLLDTLQADSKADILRYLLAFRYTLAGEFAMTSDLAMNIRIPADWGLEVGLLAEVYRNASTKKVCQTDLGYYDHKHQEVGSNRSEGLCKMVGDIFTTFMRITTESTDNIISPSYLHGIHVKYKRLGQDLIRRYHADALCNGLCYNRHEEELYVDMFANVIRRSGEDYLEHPSDVLMPDWTRALSAMPDLREQLYEACLADEKEYCKE is encoded by the coding sequence ATGGATTTTTATCAGGAATACATAACGACAATTCATGATTTTAGTATCGATAAAGAGATGCTTATCAAAAGAATACATGAACTTAAAAGTCGCAGACCCGCGTCACTTATAATTCCTATCTTGTATGAAGAGGTTAACAATCCACCTCTTAAGAACATAATTTCCAATCTTAATGAGTGTACTTGTCTTAATCAGGTCGTTATCGCCCTTGCAGCTGAAAATGCAGAAGAGTATGTTCACGTGGTGGAATTTTTCAAAGAATTGAAAACACCTCACATTGTGGTATGGTGTGATGGTCCCAGGGCTCAGCACATCTTATTCACTATGAAAAAGATGGGGATTGACATTACCTCTTATAAGGGTAAAGGGAAAGACGTCTGGCTGGCCACGGGGATCGCGACTCTCGATTCCTATGCAATTGCCTATCATGATGCTGATATTGTCACATATTCAAAGGATTTCCCTGCAAAATTATTGTACCCTATTGTTGAACCAGAACTTAATTTCTTTTTCAATAAAGGATATTATGCCAGGATAAATCTGGAGAGTAAGACCATGCATGGTCGTGTTTTCAGACTTTTCGTCCGTCCTTTGCTCGATACTTTACAGGCAGATTCAAAGGCAGACATACTTCGATATCTTCTTGCTTTCAGGTACACTCTTGCAGGAGAGTTTGCCATGACCAGTGATCTTGCGATGAACATACGTATCCCTGCTGATTGGGGACTTGAAGTGGGTCTTCTTGCAGAGGTCTACAGAAATGCATCAACTAAGAAAGTCTGTCAGACTGATCTTGGTTATTATGATCACAAGCATCAGGAGGTAGGTTCCAACAGATCAGAAGGCCTTTGCAAAATGGTCGGTGATATCTTCACGACCTTCATGAGGATCACAACAGAATCCACGGATAATATAATTTCACCTTCTTACCTGCATGGTATCCATGTAAAATACAAGCGTCTTGGGCAGGACCTGATACGCAGGTATCATGCTGATGCCCTTTGCAATGGCCTGTGCTATAACAGACATGAAGAGGAGCTATATGTCGATATGTTCGCAAATGTTATCAGGAGATCAGGCGAAGATTACCTTGAACATCCTTCAGATGTACTTATGCCTGACTGGACACGTGCCCTTTCAGCTATGCCGGACCTTCGTGAACAGTTATATGAAGCCTGTCTTGCTGATGAAAAGGAATATTGTAAGGAATGA
- a CDS encoding DUF6951 family protein — translation MTKITVDSTICGFTHTITGQLKGDKVIIDIDTPCEKVKEFSHMEVPTMEIFGIDDNYVIRKAKDAKCSSTCLIPCAVLHMCNLEAGFLSKSLAERSGSISINFES, via the coding sequence ATGACAAAGATCACTGTCGATTCGACAATATGCGGATTTACCCATACAATTACCGGCCAGTTGAAAGGTGACAAGGTCATCATCGATATCGATACACCATGTGAAAAGGTCAAAGAATTTTCCCACATGGAAGTCCCTACGATGGAGATATTCGGGATCGATGATAACTATGTAATCAGGAAAGCAAAAGATGCAAAATGCAGCTCTACTTGTCTTATCCCTTGTGCAGTACTTCACATGTGCAATCTGGAGGCAGGGTTCCTGTCAAAGAGCCTGGCAGAGAGATCCGGAAGTATAAGCATAAATTTTGAATCGTGA
- a CDS encoding pyridoxal phosphate-dependent aminotransferase, producing the protein MSHPPTSSLLSERSMNIPPFYVMDVLESAQKLERSGRDIVHLEIGEPDFPTAPHICDAANQSLASCNTRYTHSLGLPELRSAIVDDYNNRFGLDLVPEQVLVTSGTSPALMLVFMALLDQGDEVLLPNPHYACYPNFVSALGCTSNFAYTSEENGFGLTPELVSENLNADTSSILINSPSNPTGYVMSSKEMQGIAEIAETKGNIPIISDEIYQGLIYGGKDHSILEYTDNAFVLNGFSKKYCMTGWRLGYMIAPLDCMRVLQKLQQNFFICANSFVQEAGIAALRGPQDHVDKMVATYDERRKYMLKRLQDIGFKVGYEPMGAFYVLADAHEFGTDSLEMSRTMLNEAGVAVTPGIDFGDGAEGYIRFSYANSIENIEEGMKRLDAFLNG; encoded by the coding sequence ATGTCACATCCACCTACCTCTTCATTGTTATCTGAAAGATCCATGAACATACCGCCTTTCTATGTAATGGATGTGCTGGAAAGTGCCCAAAAACTGGAACGATCTGGCAGAGATATCGTTCATCTTGAGATCGGCGAGCCTGATTTCCCAACAGCACCTCACATTTGTGATGCAGCAAACCAATCACTTGCATCATGTAATACCCGCTATACCCATAGCCTTGGTCTGCCTGAGCTGAGAAGTGCCATCGTGGATGATTATAACAACCGCTTCGGGCTCGACCTTGTTCCTGAGCAGGTCCTTGTAACGTCCGGGACAAGCCCTGCGTTGATGCTGGTTTTCATGGCATTGCTGGATCAGGGTGACGAGGTCCTTTTGCCAAATCCTCATTATGCATGCTATCCGAATTTTGTCAGTGCTCTTGGCTGTACATCGAACTTTGCATACACCTCCGAAGAGAATGGATTTGGTCTGACACCGGAACTTGTATCCGAGAATCTTAATGCAGATACCAGTTCGATCCTTATCAATAGCCCCTCCAACCCAACTGGTTATGTAATGTCATCAAAGGAGATGCAGGGGATCGCAGAAATTGCAGAAACAAAAGGCAATATCCCGATAATTTCAGATGAGATCTACCAGGGTCTTATCTATGGCGGAAAGGACCACAGCATTCTGGAATACACTGACAATGCCTTTGTCCTCAACGGATTCTCCAAGAAATATTGCATGACAGGCTGGCGTCTTGGATACATGATCGCACCTCTTGACTGCATGAGGGTCCTGCAAAAGCTCCAGCAGAACTTCTTCATCTGTGCCAATAGCTTTGTGCAGGAGGCAGGTATCGCTGCACTTCGTGGCCCTCAGGACCATGTTGATAAAATGGTGGCAACATACGACGAACGCAGGAAATACATGCTTAAGAGGCTGCAGGACATCGGGTTCAAAGTGGGATACGAACCAATGGGTGCTTTCTATGTGCTTGCTGATGCCCATGAGTTTGGGACTGATTCTCTTGAAATGAGCCGTACAATGCTGAATGAAGCAGGCGTGGCCGTCACTCCGGGAATTGATTTTGGTGATGGTGCCGAAGGCTATATCAGATTCTC